A genomic window from Colletotrichum destructivum chromosome 7, complete sequence includes:
- a CDS encoding Putative GPI mannosyltransferase, with the protein MPPKAAPPEREFVHPEAGHARKKPPSAFAIQPITAFYCFLTANIVSALFAPIQDCDETFNYYEPTHYLSHGYGLQTWEYSPTYAIRSWLYIGLHAIVGNIRRLMPQSTKASDPATRVGEFYFIRYVLAFGCALCQTLLFRVVSLTLNARIGLFFIMATVFSPGNFHASTAFLPSSFAMYMGMLGAASFMNWRGGLKTAHGIFWFAVGGVVGWPFAVALSAPFLVEEALFAVLSDKDRFIEAILRVARGVTAGLIVLFFDGCINTFFYKKIEVAAWNIVKYNIFSETGGPELYGTEPWSFYFRNLALNFNIWFVLALLSLPLFLLQKIVSPSGHGFQTGLRALVFISPFYLWLGIFTLQPHKEERFMYPAYPFLALNAAMSLHILLTAFGNSDPKTLIGKIPAKLKLSLVTLVLLLSFDISLSRVYGIWSAYSAPLTLYKPLGAGVSGQQGLGVRGDTVCFGKEWYRFPSSYFLPRDMHAKFVRSEFRGLLPGEFSEARTGFGFWSGTWLPTNGLNDRNEEDMGKYVDQRACGFLVDTQYPERNDALPPNEPDYVADKEHWEVVKCVPFMDAEKTHFLARALWVPDLPFIPEKFQRKWGRHCLLKRKK; encoded by the exons ATGCCTCCAAAAGCAGCCCCTCCTGAAAGGGAGTTTGTTCATCCCGAAGCTGGCCATGCACGAAAGAA GCCCCCCAGCGCTTTCGCGATACAGCCCATCACGGCTTTCTACTGCTTCCTGACGGCCAACATCGTCTCCGCCCTCTTCGCTCCGATTCAAGACTGCGATGAAACATTCAACTACTATGAGCCGACTCATTATTTGTCCCATGGCTATGGCCTTCAGACTTGGGAATACTCCCCCACCTACGCGATCCGCAGCTGGCTCTACATTGGACTGCATGCCATTGTTGGAAATATCCGCCGCTTGATGCCACAGTCCACCAAGGCAAGTGACCCGGCCACCCGA GTCGGCGAGTTCTACTTCATTCGCTATGTCCTTGCCTTCGGTTGCGCTTTGTGCCAGACTCTTCTTTTCCGCGTTGTCAGCCTTACTCTCAATGCGCGCATCGGCCTCTTTttcatcatggccaccgTCTTCAGCCCCGGCAATTTCCATGCAAGCACCGCCTTCCTGCCCTCCAGCTTCGCCATGTACATGGGCATGCTCGGCGCCGCGTCCTTCATGAACTGGCGCGGTGGCCTCAAGACCGCCCATGGCATCTTCTGGTTTGCCGTGGGAGGTGTTGTGGGATGGCCCTTCGCAGTCGCCCTCTCTGCGCctttcctcgtcgaggaggcttTGTTTGCCGTTCTGAGCGACAAAGACCGCTTTATCGAGGCCATCCTCCGTGTCGCCAGGGGTGTCACTGCTGGGCTTATTGTTCTC TTCTTCGACGGCTGCATAAACACCTTTTTCTACAAAAAGATCGAGGTCGCAGCCTGGAATATCGTCAAGTACAACATCTTCTCGGAGACTGGCGGCCCTGAACTCTACGGCACCGAGCCTTGGTCCTTCTACTTCCGCAACCTGGCCCTGAACTTCAACATCTGGTTCGTGCTGGCTCTGTTGTCTCTGCCCCTGTTCCTCCTGCAAAAGATTGTCTCTCCTTCCGGTCATGGTTTTCAAACCGGCCTTCGCGCACTGGTCTTCATCTCGCCCTTCTATCTCTGGCTCGGCATCTTCACTCTGCAGCCGCACAAAGAAGAGCGCTTCATGTACCCGGCCTACCCTTTTCTGGCACTGAACGCGGCCATGTCTCTGCACATTCTTCTCACCGCGTTCGGCAACTCTGATCCAAAGACTCTCATTGGCAAGATCCCCGCCAAGCTCAAGCTGTCTTTGGTCACTCTTGTACTTCTTTTGTCTTTTGACATCAGCTTGTCTCGCGTTTACGGCATTTGGTCTGCCTATTCCGCCCCACTGACACTGTACAAACCACTGGGAGCTGGTGTCAGTGGACAGCAGGGTCTCGGTGTACGTGGCGACACTGTGTGTTTCGGCAAAGAATGGTACCGCTTCCCGTCATCCTACTTCCTGCCCCGAGATATGCACGCCAAGTTTGTCCGCTCCGAGTTCCGCGGGCTGCTTCCGGGAGAATTCTCCGAGGCCAGGACAGGTTTTGGTTTCTGGAGCGGTACATGGCTTCCTACCAACGGACTCAACGACAGAAACGAGGAAGATATGGGCAAGTACGTCGACCAGCGAGCCTGCGGGTTCCTGGTAGACACACAGTACCCAGAGCGGAATGATGCCCTTCCCCCGAATGAGCCGGACTACGTCGCAGACAAGGAGCACTGGGAAGTCGTCAAATGTGTCCCCTTCATGGATGCGGAAAAGACGCACTTCTTGGCCAGGGCTTTATGGGTGCCCGATTTGCCCTTCATCCCGGAGAAGTTCCAGAGGAAATGGGGACGTCACTGCCTCCTGAAGCGCAAGAAGTAG
- a CDS encoding Putative proline dehydrogenase domain, proline oxidase family, FAD-linked oxidoreductase: protein MKTPIGLFAVRRPSGTSTMVIRSDRRTYGKPTRPRLGVANSPQAAISGASDTTPLVHNPTASRAPVEGSPLSGLSTGTLLRSLLITTISSHRLLLIPALKTLSFLAKPGRPAILSVDRNPVLHAILRKTFYDQFCTGETAAETRACVQRLKGLGFRGIILTYAKETVFDHLTQSAVEHGKVSGASVGGFDADIEDWKRGTLETAAQIEEGDFLAIKLTGAGRAVTSAFAADELPPKQMQDALHEIATTCKQRGIKIIVDAESTHFQRTIDRVTLELMRRFNREGTAAVYNTYQAYLKHTPDNIANHLSEAAKDGFTLGLKLVRGAYILSDNRALIHDTKEDTDAAYNSISQGAVKRHIGDFGGQDPGSKAFPSVDLLLASHNKESLFAALELHQERLRSNLPTVPISFGQLHGMSDEVSFSLLRAGSPRDGLEGPSVYKCSTWGTMGECLAYLLRRAVENRDAVLRTTDEHRAVKSECLRRISSVFSV from the exons ATGAAGACACCCATAGGACTTTTTGCCGTCAGGCGTCCGTCGGGTACCTCAACAATGGTTATCAGATCAGACAGGCGCACCTACGGGAAACCAACCAGGCCCAGACTTGGGGTCGCCAACTCACCACAAGCGGCGATATCGGGGGCGAGCGACACCACTCCCTTGGTTCATAATCCGACCGCATCACGAGCGCCCGTGGAAGGTTCCCCTCTGTCGGGTTTGTCGACGGGCACACTGCTCAGGTCGTTGCTCATCACCACAATCTCGTcccaccgcctcctcctcatcccggCGCTCAAGACCCTGTCGTTCCTCGCCAAGCCGGGACGGCCGGCGATCCTCAGCGTCGACCGGAACCCGGTGCTGCACGCCATCTTGCGCAAAACGTTTTACGACCAGTTCTGCACGGGGGAGACGGCAGCCGAGACGCGGGCGTGCGTGCAGCGGCTTAAGGGCCTGGGGTTCCGGGGTATCATCCTGACGTACGCAAAGGAGACTGTGTTTGACCACCTGACGCAGTCGGCCGTCGAGCACGGCAAAGTCTCTGGCGCGTCGGTTGGCGGGTTCGATGCCGACATTGAGGATTGGAAGAGAGGCACACTGGAAACCGCGGCGCAGATTGAGGAAGGGgacttcctcgccatcaA GTTGACCGGGGCAGGCCGTGCTGTCACTTCCGCTTTTGCAGCTGATGAGCTGCCGCCGAAGCAAATGCAAGACGCCCTGCACGAGATAGCCACGACCTGCAAGCAACGCGGTATCAAGATCATCGTTGACGCAGAGTCGACCCATTTTCAGAGGACCATCGACAGAGTCACGCTGGAGCTCATGCGTCGGTTCAACAGGGAAGGGACCGCTGCTGTTTACAACACCTACCAGGCCTACCTCAAACACACGCCTGACAACATCGCCAATCACCTCtccgaggcggccaaggatGGATTCACTCTGGGTCTCAAGCTTGTAAGGGGAGCTTACATCCTTTCCGACAACAGGGCGTTGATCCACGACACGAAGGAGGACACCGATGCGGCGTACAACTCCATCTCCCAAGGCGCTGTCAAGAGACACATTGGGGACTTCGGCGGCCAGGACCCCGGGTCCAAAGCCTTCCCCTCGGTAGACCTGCTTCTCGCGAGCCACAACAAGGAGAGCCTCTTCGCCGCACTGGAGCTCCACCAGGAACGCCTGAGGAGCAACCTGCCCACGGTGCCTATCTCCTTCGGCCAGCTCCACGGCATGTCGGATGAGGTCAGCTTTTCGTTGCTTCGGGCCGGGAGCCCGAGAGACGGCCTGGAAGGGCCGAGCGTATACAAGTGCTCGACGTGGGGGACGATGGGCGAGTGTCTGGCGTATCTGCTGAGGAGGGCGGTGGAGAACCGGGACGCGGTGCtgaggacgacggacgagCACCGCGCTGTCAAGAGCGAGTGTTTGAGGCGGATAAGCTCAGTCTTCTCCGTCTAG
- a CDS encoding Putative tyrosine-specific protein phosphatase codes for MASILRQIVAGPRARHAESDLDLCYVTSNIIATSGPSGTYPQRAYRNPLDRLVTFLDSKHKDNWAIWEFRAEGTGYPDDEVYGRVRHYPWPDHHPPPFRLIPMIMASMRNWLHGGNLEKGDVAIGAVDKTAEAKTERVVVVHCKAGKGRSGTVSCSYLISECGWKPEEALTRFTERRMRPKFGAGVSIPSQLRTITYVDRWTKGGKKYIDRAIEIVEIHVWGLRSGVKFDVEGFTEEGKKIEVFHTFKKSERIVVQGDAPSGGGVGRMMTDMATVGVKPTEKAPKAAPLSEPTNTNNVRKPSSEVKAAEDETAKNDGSTSSSETMKLRNAKTTSLIRDPGLDHGANQTRSETEAPTTTHSSTQSAGKPSEGEDSEPGGMAVILKPRETIRIPNSDVNISVERRNRTSSSMGLTMVTAVAHVWFNVFFEGNGPEQDGKADASGVFEIDWEAMDGIKGSSRKGSRAFDKIAVVWRVADSQRAEDGGDQVAPTDGEIITEPSTNSPVPQMRPADWKGNNKEDPIAEKHLGLRTENPESADVSRASSVKDADIKDGNDTDSLEGVKTSGPFGEEKLDAGDVDVKKIEREVGEATSSLNRQDPGPELLSSPDTASGTTAQGTAEVKK; via the exons ATGGCCTCCATATTGCGACAGATTGTCGCCGGGCCACGAGCACGACACGCCGAGTCGGATCTAGACCTTTGCTATGTTACTTCCAACATTATCGCAAC CTCCGGTCCGTCTGGCACCTACCCCCAACGAGCCTACCGAAACCCCCTCGACCGGTTAGTGACCTTCCTCGACTCGAAGCACAAGGATAACTGGGCGATTTGGGAGTTCCGCGCCGAAGGAACTGGATACCCGGATGACGAGGTCTACGGTCGCGTACGGCATTACCCATGGCCCGACCACCACCCACCGCCGTTCCGTTTGATTCCCATGATCATGGCCAGTATGCGGAACTGGCTACACGGGGGCAACCTCGAAAAGGGCGACGTCGCTATAGGCGCTGTagacaagacggccgaggccaaaaCGGAGAGAGTCGTGGTTGTCCACTgcaaggccggcaagggcaGAAGCGGCACCGTGTCATGCAGCTACCTCATCTCCGAGTGTGGGTGGAAGCCCGAAGAGGCTCTCACGAGATTCACCGAACGGAGGATGCGACCCAAGTTCGGTGCCGGCGTCTCCATCCCCAGCCAGCTGCGGACCATTACCTATGTCGACAGGTGGACGAAGGGCGGGAAGAAGTACATCGACCGGGCCATCGAGATTGTTGAGATACACGTGTGGGGTCTCCGGAGCGGCGTCAAGTTCGACGTCGAAGGCTTTacagaagaaggaaagaagatCGAGGTCTTCCACACTTTCAAGAAGAGCGAGAGGATCGTTGTCCAAGGCGATGCGCcgagcggaggaggcgttGGCCGCATGATGACTGACATGGCGACCGTTGGTGTTAAGCCTACCGAGAAAGCTCCCAAGGCGGCCCCGCTTTCTGAGCCTACCAACACGAACAATGTCCGAAAACCCAGCTCTGAGgtgaaggccgccgaggatgagaCTGCTAAAAACGATGGTTCCACATCGTCAAGCGAGACAATGAAACTTCGTAACGCAAAGACAACTTCCCTCATCCGAGACCCTGGGTTGGACCATGGTGCGAACCAGACGAGAAGCGAAACTGAAGCTCCAACGACAACTCACTCCAGCACGCAGTCTGCCGGGAAACCCAGCGAGGGTGAGGACAGCGAACCAGGCGGCATGGCTGTCATTCTCAAGCCGAGGGAGACAATTCGAATTCCCAATAGCGACGTTAACATTTCCGTGGAGCGCCGGAACCGCACTTCCTCATCAATGGGCCTCACAATGGTGACCGCTGTCGCCCACGTCTGGTTCAACGTCTTCTTCGAGGGCAACGGTCCGGAGCAAGACGGCAAAGCCGACGCCAGCGGCGTTTTCGAGATCGACTGGGAGGCCATGGATGGCATCAAGGGCTCCAGTAGGAAAGGGTCTCGCGCTTTCGACAAGATCGCTGTGGTGTGGCGTGTCGCCGACTCCCAAAgagccgaggacggcggcgaccaggtCGCGCCGACGGATGGTGAGATTATTACGGAACCCTCGACCAACTCGCCTGTACCGCAGATGAGGCCCGCCGACTGGAAGGGCAACAACAAGGAGGACCCGATCGCTGAGAAACATCTAGGACTGAGGACCGAGAACCCCGAGAGCGCGGATGTGAGCCGGGCGAGCAGCGTCAAGGACGCAGACATCAAGGACGGAAACGATACGGATTCCCTCGAGGGTGTCAAGACAAGCGGTCCTTTTGGCGAGGAGAAATTGGACGCtggtgatgtcgacgtcAAGAAAATCGAGAGGGAGGTGGGTGAGGCTACTAGTAGCCTGAACAGACAGGACCCTGGCCCAGAATTGCTGAGCTCTCCTGATACCGCGAGCGGGACGACAGCGCAGGGAACCGCGGAAGTGAAGAAGTGA
- a CDS encoding Putative TMEM33/Pom33 family protein: MAPPPPANVPLTQRLLLLAQTLQFAWFAGHLSLIFSVIRYGLSYFTFNYYSRVARFSYRLTFLSAALTYGIVVYKTLRARSKAGAKAPTSPLALAADENVQYLVMSLVWLLSPQYPLAMLPYAIYSVFHVATYTRANVIPTITPPKPIEPATGASPSGKPQYAHNPIADRIGAFVKEYYDASMSVVSSLEISLWVRLLVSAITFQRRSWILIAIYTAFLRARFSQSTHVQNSLAVFESRVDSAVGNQGTPPAARQAWETVKGGARQFYAYTDPNRYIGGASVPKKTS, from the exons ATGGCTCCCCCTCCGCCCGCCAATGTCCCTCTGACCCAGAGGCTCCTGCTTCTCGCCCAGACCCTGCAAT TTGCTTGGTTTGCCGG ACATTTGTCCCTGATCTTTTCCGTCATCAGATATGGCCTTTCCTATTTCACCTTCAACTACTACAGCCGAGTCGCCCGCTTTAGCTATCGTCTCACTTTCCTCTCTGCCGCCCTGACGtacggcatcgtcgtctaCAAGACGCTCAGGGCCCGCAGCAAGGCCGGGGCAAAGGCGCCCACCAGCcctctggctctggctgCTGATGAGAACGTTCAGTACCTGG TCATGTCCCTCGTCTGGCTTCTGTCTCCGCAGTACCCCCTGGCGATGCTCCCTTACGCCATTTACTCGGTCTTCCACGTCGCGACCTACACACGCGCCAACGTGATCCCTACCATCACCCCTCCCAAGCCCATCGAGCCTGCTACTGGTGCCTCTCCCAGCGGCAAGCCCCAGTACGCGCACAACCCGATCGCCGACAGAATTGGCGCTTTCGTCAAGGAGTACTACGACGCCTCCATGTCTGTGGTGTCCTCGCTCGAGATCTCTCTTTGGGTTCGCCTTTTGGTCTCCGCCATCACCTTCCAGCGCCGCTCCTGGATCCTGATTGCCATCTACACAGCATTCCTTCGTGCGCGCTTCTCCCAGAGCACCCACGTTCAAAACTCGCTTGCTGTCTTTGAGTCCCGCGTTGACTCGGCCGTCGGCAACCAGGGAACCCCTCCCGCTGCTCGCCAGGCCTGGGAGACGGTCAAGGGAGGCGCGCGCCAGTTCTACGCCTACACCGACCCCAACCGGTACATTGGTGGTGCTTCTGTCCCCAAGAAGACGTCGTAA